A window of Solanum stenotomum isolate F172 chromosome 3, ASM1918654v1, whole genome shotgun sequence contains these coding sequences:
- the LOC125859971 gene encoding uncharacterized protein LOC125859971 has product MSCWSAENATKAFLKTMNMGKRANEPNGAEFISALAAGNNAQIMVVACANVADSTTLALVAAAQQTRGRVICILQGIEELHLSKMALGTNSSHLEFVVAKSQTLQMLLPNYYKDADFIAVDCNIQNHEEILGSLRKSRRDKSTIVLGYNAFCKESWKSSPLRTQLLPIGEGLLLTRIAAKMKVDTDCGHWIVKVDKCTGEEHVYRVKSPRRRVVEA; this is encoded by the exons ATGAGTTGTTGGTCTGCTGAAAATGCCACCAAAGCCTTTCTCAAAACAATGAACATG GGAAAGAGAGCTAATGAGCCAAACGGAGCAGAGTTCATTTCCGCACTTGCAGCAGGAAACAATGCACAAATCATGGTGGTTGCTTGTGCCAATGTTGCAGACTCAACCACCCTTGCCTTGGTGGCTGCAGCTCAACAAACCAGAGGACGAGTGATCTGCATCCTCCAGGGTATAGAAGAATTACATCTCTCCAAAATGGCTTTAGGCACGAATTCTAGTCACCTTGAGTTTGTTGTCGCGAAATCTCAGACTCTACAGATGCTGCTGCCAAATTACTACAAGGATGCTGACTTCATAGCTGTGGATTGTAACATTCAGAATCATGAAGAGATTCTAGGATCGTTGCGAAAGAGCAGAAGGGATAAAAGTACCATTGTTTTGGGGTACAATGCTTTCTGCAAAGAGTCATGGAAGAGCAGCCCTTTGAGGACACAATTGTTGCCTATAGGAGAAGGGCTGCTGCTGACCAGAATAGCTGCAAAGATGAAAGTGGATACTGATTGCGGACACTGGATTGTTAAAGTAGATAAATGCACAGGGGAAGAACATGTATACAGAGTAAAATCTCCTCGAAGGAGAGTGGTTGAAGCCTAA